A genomic stretch from Larimichthys crocea isolate SSNF chromosome XXII, L_crocea_2.0, whole genome shotgun sequence includes:
- the irf1b gene encoding interferon regulatory factor 1b: protein MPVSRMRMRPWLEKMIESKSIAGLTWVDKEKMMFSIPWKHAARHGWELDKDACLFKMWAIHTGKFVEGQICDPKTWKANFRCAMNSLPDIEEVKNKSINKGHQAMRVFRMLPATPKSRDKRSKAKEAKLRKKSSIVKMEEDTDYSDTQSPINNSTQEDSMSTQENTVDSTVNAEKEDFSFVAPSEVPDWSLSVEIGPEALPYTFNHRFEVSPEHNIEYDHTDDIVRICQELEREVNWMSSTLDGRGLLSNEACTSPRSEWSESSSGDDLDDFPRYTTLGSDTNFSGELWNSFYHQIDSL, encoded by the exons ATGCCCGTGTCAAGGATGAGAATGAGGCCATGGCTGGAGAAGATGATCGAGTCTAAATCTATCGCCGGTCTAACATGGGTGGACAAG GAAAAGATGATGTTCTCCATTCCCTGGAAGCATGCAGCTCGACATGGATGGGAGCTGGACAAGGACGCATGTCTGTTCAAAATGTGGGCCATCCACACAG GGAAATTTGTGGAAGGTCAGATCTGTGACCCGAAGACATGGAAAGCCAACTTCCGCTGTGCAATGAACTCACTGCCTGACATTGAGGAGGTTAAAAACAAGAGTATCAACAAAGGCCACCAAGCAATGCGCGTTTTCAGGATGTTGCCTGCCACGCCAAAATCTAGAG ATAAACGAAGCAAGGCAAAGGAAGCAAAGCTGAGGAAGAAG AGCTCAATTGTCAAGATGGAGGAAGACACGGACTACAGCGATACTCAGTCTCCTATCAATAACTCAACACAGGAAGACAGTATGTCCACTCAGGAGAACACGGTCGACAGCACTGTGAACGCAGAGAAGGAAg ATTTTTCATTTGTAGCTCCATCTGAAGTTCCTGACTGGTCTTTGTCAGTTGAGATCGGGCCTGAGGCCTTACCGTACACCTTCAACCACAGATTTGAAGTTTCACCTGAACATAACATCG AATATGACCACACAGACGACATTGTCCGG ATCTGCCAAGAACTGGAAAGAGAAGTAAATTGGATGTCAAGCACTTTAGACGGCAGGGGGTTACTGAGCAATGAAGCATGCACCAGTCCACGGAGTGAGTGGAGTGAATCTTCCTCAG gaGACGACCTAGACGACTTTCCACGTTACACAACTTTGGGCTCAGACACAAATTTCTCAGGTGAACTCTGGAACAGCTTTTATCATCAGATCGACAGCCTCTGA
- the irf1b gene encoding interferon regulatory factor 1b isoform X2: MPVSRMRMRPWLEKMIESKSIAGLTWVDKEKMMFSIPWKHAARHGWELDKDACLFKMWAIHTGKFVEGQICDPKTWKANFRCAMNSLPDIEEVKNKSINKGHQAMRVFRMLPATPKSRDKRSKAKEAKLRKKSSIVKMEEDTDYSDTQSPINNSTQEDSMSTQENTVDSTVNAEKEDFSFVAPSEVPDWSLSVEIGPEALPYTFNHRFEVSPEHNIEYDHTDDIVRETT; the protein is encoded by the exons ATGCCCGTGTCAAGGATGAGAATGAGGCCATGGCTGGAGAAGATGATCGAGTCTAAATCTATCGCCGGTCTAACATGGGTGGACAAG GAAAAGATGATGTTCTCCATTCCCTGGAAGCATGCAGCTCGACATGGATGGGAGCTGGACAAGGACGCATGTCTGTTCAAAATGTGGGCCATCCACACAG GGAAATTTGTGGAAGGTCAGATCTGTGACCCGAAGACATGGAAAGCCAACTTCCGCTGTGCAATGAACTCACTGCCTGACATTGAGGAGGTTAAAAACAAGAGTATCAACAAAGGCCACCAAGCAATGCGCGTTTTCAGGATGTTGCCTGCCACGCCAAAATCTAGAG ATAAACGAAGCAAGGCAAAGGAAGCAAAGCTGAGGAAGAAG AGCTCAATTGTCAAGATGGAGGAAGACACGGACTACAGCGATACTCAGTCTCCTATCAATAACTCAACACAGGAAGACAGTATGTCCACTCAGGAGAACACGGTCGACAGCACTGTGAACGCAGAGAAGGAAg ATTTTTCATTTGTAGCTCCATCTGAAGTTCCTGACTGGTCTTTGTCAGTTGAGATCGGGCCTGAGGCCTTACCGTACACCTTCAACCACAGATTTGAAGTTTCACCTGAACATAACATCG AATATGACCACACAGACGACATTGTCCGG gaGACGACCTAG
- the irf1b gene encoding interferon regulatory factor 1b isoform X1 produces the protein MMFSIPWKHAARHGWELDKDACLFKMWAIHTGKFVEGQICDPKTWKANFRCAMNSLPDIEEVKNKSINKGHQAMRVFRMLPATPKSRDKRSKAKEAKLRKKSSIVKMEEDTDYSDTQSPINNSTQEDSMSTQENTVDSTVNAEKEDFSFVAPSEVPDWSLSVEIGPEALPYTFNHRFEVSPEHNIEYDHTDDIVRICQELEREVNWMSSTLDGRGLLSNEACTSPRSEWSESSSGDDLDDFPRYTTLGSDTNFSGELWNSFYHQIDSL, from the exons ATGATGTTCTCCATTCCCTGGAAGCATGCAGCTCGACATGGATGGGAGCTGGACAAGGACGCATGTCTGTTCAAAATGTGGGCCATCCACACAG GGAAATTTGTGGAAGGTCAGATCTGTGACCCGAAGACATGGAAAGCCAACTTCCGCTGTGCAATGAACTCACTGCCTGACATTGAGGAGGTTAAAAACAAGAGTATCAACAAAGGCCACCAAGCAATGCGCGTTTTCAGGATGTTGCCTGCCACGCCAAAATCTAGAG ATAAACGAAGCAAGGCAAAGGAAGCAAAGCTGAGGAAGAAG AGCTCAATTGTCAAGATGGAGGAAGACACGGACTACAGCGATACTCAGTCTCCTATCAATAACTCAACACAGGAAGACAGTATGTCCACTCAGGAGAACACGGTCGACAGCACTGTGAACGCAGAGAAGGAAg ATTTTTCATTTGTAGCTCCATCTGAAGTTCCTGACTGGTCTTTGTCAGTTGAGATCGGGCCTGAGGCCTTACCGTACACCTTCAACCACAGATTTGAAGTTTCACCTGAACATAACATCG AATATGACCACACAGACGACATTGTCCGG ATCTGCCAAGAACTGGAAAGAGAAGTAAATTGGATGTCAAGCACTTTAGACGGCAGGGGGTTACTGAGCAATGAAGCATGCACCAGTCCACGGAGTGAGTGGAGTGAATCTTCCTCAG gaGACGACCTAGACGACTTTCCACGTTACACAACTTTGGGCTCAGACACAAATTTCTCAGGTGAACTCTGGAACAGCTTTTATCATCAGATCGACAGCCTCTGA